CCATTACTCAGGGAGATGTAGAGCAAGTGGTGCTCGCCCAGCGGCTCGAGGTTCCTCTGTCGGTATCCTCCTTTGCGGTTTATCGCGCTTTGCGGAGCCTCAACCCATCTTCCTATGTGTTTTACCTGGACCTAGGGGACTACCAGCTTTTGGGTTCTAGCCCGGAGACTTTGGTTCGGTTACAGGAAGGAAAGGCGGAGATTCATCCCATTGCGGGAACCCGGCCCCGCGGAGCAACACCCGCCGAGGATGAGGCCTATGTCCGTGAGCTTATGAAGGATGAGAAGGAAGTGGCGGAGCACCAAATGTTGGTGGAACTGGGGCTTCGGGAGCTTGAGCTTGTCTGCGTTCCGGGGACGGTGCGGTTGGAAGAGTCCATGGAGATCATCAAGTATTCCCATGTGATGCACATGGTAAGCAGGATCACTGGTCGGTTGGCAGCAGGCCAAGATCAGTTTGACCTTTTTAGGACGGTCTTTCCCGCAGGTACCGTCAGCGGGTTTCCCAAGAAAAGAGCCCTGGAGTTAGTTCAAAGGCTAGAACCCCATCGGCGGGGGCCCTACGCGGGGGCCGTGGGTTACTTCAGCTATCAAGGGAGTATGGATCAGTGCATCACTATTCGAAGTACGCTTTGCAAAGATGGTCGGGCCTATGTCTATGCCGGAGCGGGTATCGTGGCCCAATCGGTGCCCGAACGGGAGTACCAGGAGACTTTGCATAAGGCTCGGGCAGTCTTAGTGGCTATTAACCATGCGGAACAGTCCTTGCTGGCCGGAAGGAGGGAAGCCCGATGATTCGGGAAGCTATTGTCAAACTTACCGGTGGTGTCAGTCTCAGTGAAAGGGAAGCCTCCCTGGTTATGCATCAAATCATGACGGGAGATGCCACATCAGCCCAGATCGCTGCTTATCTTACTGCTTTACGGATCAAAGGGGAGACTTTGGATGAAGTGGTGGGTTCGGCCCAGACGATGCGGACCTTTGCGGTTCAGATTCGCCCCCGGGTGACCCAGTTATTGGACACCTGTGGAACAGGTGGCGATGGGGCCAACACCTACAATATCTCCACTACCGTGGCCTTCATTGTGGCTGGTGCCGGACTGCCGGTAGCCAAACACGGCAATCGTTCTGTATCCAGTATGTGTGGAAGCGCTGACGTGCTGGAAGCCCTGGGGGTCTGTGTGGATCTTAACCCCGCCCAAGTGGAAGGGTGCATTGATGAGATTGGGATCGGTTTTCTTTTCAGCCCTGTCTTTCACAAAGCCATGGCCCACGCCATTGGTCCCCGGCGGGAAATCGGGATCCGCACCATCTTCAATATCCTAGGACCCCTGTGCAATCCCGCCTGTGCCCAGTACCAAGTGGTTGGGGTGTACCAAGAAGAGCTTACGGAGTTGGTGGCTAGAACCCTTGGCCGGCTCGGTGCAAAGGTGGCGCTGGTGGTTCACGGAACCGATGGCCTTGATGAAATCTCCCTCGGTGCTCCCACCAAGGTATCCCATCTGCAGAATGGAACAGTGACCACCTATTACGTGGACCCGACGGATTTCGGCCTTGCCCCGGTGAAGAAGGAGCAGATCATCGGTGGGTCTGCCCGGGAGAATGCGGAGATTATCCGGCGGGTTTTGTCCGGTGAGCGGGGGGCCCATCGGGATGTGGCCCTGGCTAACGCGGCGGCCGCCTTTATGGTGGGCGGACTGGTACCGGATTTCCGTTCAGGGGTACAGCTCGCCGGGGAGATTGTGGATTCGGGCAAGGCTCTTGAAAAGTTACACCAGCTTCAGCAGGTGTCCAGGAGGTATGCGGAAAATGCTACAGCGCATCATTACCACTAAACAGGCCGAGCTTCTTAAGGAGAAGGAACGTTGTTCTTTCGAAACCTTAGCCCGTAGTCTGGAGCAGGTTTTACCCAAACCAAGACGTAGTCTGGCGGACGCTTTGCGTAAGGCACAGCCCGTCGGCATTATTGCAGAGATCAAGCGGGCTTCCCCCTCTAAGGGGGTGATTAACGGTGACTTGCAGCCGGCCTATACCGCCTGGGCCTATGAGCAGGCGGGCGCCACTGCCATTTCCGTTTTGACCGATCGGGAGTTCTTCCATGGTAGCGGTGAGGACCTGGTGCAAGCCCGGATCGCCAGTACCCTTCCGATTCTGCGCAAGGATTTCATTATCGATCCCTATCAGGTGCTACAGGCTAAGTTGTGGGGGGCGGACGCCATTTTGCTGATTGTGGCGGCACTGGAACACCAAGAGCTAAAACGATTGTTCGACTATGCCACTAATCTGGGTCTGGAGTGCCTGGTGGAAGTGCACAATGAGGCAGAGGTGGAGGTGGCCCTGGAGATTGGAGCGGAGATCATCGGGATAAACAACAGGAACTTGGCCGATTTTTCGGTGGATTTGGGGGTCACTGAGCGCTTACGTCCCTTGATCCCCCGGGACCGGGTGGTGGTGAGTGAAAGCGGCATCCGGACCGAGGAGGATATGCACAGGATGATGGCCTGTGGGGTGCAGGGGCTTTTGATTGGTGAAGCCCTTTGTGCCAGCAGTTACCCCTCGGCCATGTTGCAGAAGCTGTTGTCCCTGGGGTAGGTGGTGAGCGCAGTTGATTCAGGTAAAAATATGCGGTATAACTAATGAAGATGATGCTTTAGAGGCTGTAGCCCATGGGGCCAATGCCATTGGGTTTGTCTTTGCCAAGAAAAGCCCCCGATGTGTATCGGTGGAAGGGGCAGCTCGGGTGAGGAGGTCTTTGCCCGTTTTCACCAAAGTCGTCGGTGTCTTTGTGGAACACACTCCGGAGGAGATCCTGGATGTGGCCAATACCGTACGACTAGACGTGTTACAATTGCATGGGAATTACGGACCCGGAGAATGCCGTTTTTTGGCCCAGTACCACCCAGTCATTAAAGTCTTTCATCTGCAGGACGACCGCCTCCCAAAGATTGGGGATTATCCAGCTGATGCCTTCTTGGTGGATAGCCGGGTGGAAGGAGCTTTGGGGGGGACAGGCGTTGTGTGCAATTGGGATTTGGCTCACAAGCTGGCCCGGCGGGTCCCCTTGATCCTAGCCGGGGGTCTTACCCCAGAGAATGTTCGGGAAGGGATTGCCCGGGTAAGACCTATGGCCATCGATGTTTGCAGTGGTGTGGAAGCATATCCGGGGAAGAAGGATCATGGCAAGCTAAGGGAGTTGCTACAGAAAGTGAGGAGTTGGTATGACTAAGGGAAATGGCTATTTTGGCCAGTACGGTGGCAGGTATGTGCCCGAGACACTGGTTCCTGCCCTGAACGAGCTTGCGGAGGCCTATGAAGCCGTGAAGAAGGATCCCTCCTTTTGGGAGGAGCTAGAGTGGTATTGGAGGGAGTACTCCGGACGGCCTACCCCTCTTTACTTTGCCCGGCGCCTGACTGAACGGCTAGGCGGGCCTAAGATATACTTGAAACGGGAGGACCTCAACCACACCGGCGCCCACAAGATCAATAACACCCTGGGGCAGATCCTGTTAGCCAAGCGCATGGGGAAACGCAAGATTATTGCCGAAACCGGTGCCGGCCAGCATGGGGTGGCCAGTGCTACGGCTGCTGCTATGTTCGGGATGGAATGCGTGGTGTTCATGGGCGAGGAAGATGTTCGGCGGCAGGCCCTGAACGTTTTTCGGATGGAGCTTTTGGGTGCCCGGGTGGAATCGGTGTCTTCAGGGACCGGTACCCTGAAGGATGCTTGCAATGAGGCGATCCGCTATTGGGTGACCAATGTGGAGGACAGTTATTATCTCATCGGTTCTGCGGTGGGGCCACATCCCTATCCCACCATTGTACGGGACTTCCAGTCTGTAATTGGACGGGAGTGCAGGGAGCAGATCTTAGAGCAGGAAGGCCGCCTGCCCGATTGCATCGTGGCCGCGGTGGGCGGAGGGAGCAATGCCATCGGGATCTTCCATGCCTTTGTGGATGATCCAAAGGTGCGCTTGGTGGGAGTGGAGGCCGGGGGTTTGGGCCTAGAGACAGGGAAGCACGCGGCCTGCATTACCCTGGGGACAAAGGGTGTCTTGCACGGTGCTTTCAGTTACCTGATGCATGATGAAGATGGACAGATCACCCCTGTATACTCCATTTCCGCTGGTTTGGATTACCCCGGTGTTGGCCCTGAGCACAGTTTCCTTGCGGACCAGAAACGGGCCGAGTATTATCCTGTTACCGATGAAGAGGCCTTGGCTGCCTTTGAACTGTTGTGCAAGACCGAGGGGATTATCCCGGCCTTAGAGAGTGCCCACGCGGTGGCCTATGTCATGAAAATGGCCCACACCTTCTCCTCCAATGATATAGTGGTCATAAACCTGTCCGGTAGAGGGGACAAAGATGTAATGCAGATTCGTGAGATTCGGATGAATGGGGGTGTTGGGGGTGAGTAGACTGAGAAAGCGGTTTGAGAGGAACGCACTGATCCCCTATTTGACAGCCGGTTATCCGGACCTGGAGACCAGCAAAAGGCTTTTGCTTACCGCAGCCCGCGATGGTGCGGATATCATTGAGATTGGAATTCCCTTTTCGGATCCCTTGGCCGATGGACCCATCCTCCAGGAGGCGGCAGGACAAGCCCTGCAAAACGGGACCACCATTGCCAAAGTGATGGAGATTGCAGGTGAGGTCTACGAAGAAATCCGCCGGGAGGGCTTGAATACGGAACTGGTCTTCATGGTTTACTACAACCTCGTATACTCCTGGGGAGAGGATCGGTTTGTGGAAGCCGCGGCTAAAGCAGGGGTTGCGGGGCTGATCGTGCCTGATTTGCCCTATGAGGAAGCAAGCGGTCTTGCAGAGAAGGCCGAGGAAGCCGGGATGGACCTGATTTACCTAGTGGCCCCCAACACACCTCCGGAGAGGATTCAGCAGATCGGGGAACGCTCTCGAGGCTTTATCTATGCCGTGTCTTTGCATGGTGTCACTGGTCCCCGGGAGAAGCTGCCTAAGGATCTGACCGAACTTGTGGCTCGGATCAAGGCCAATGTTGATGTGCCGGTAGCCGTGGGTTTTGGGATTTCTTCGGCGGAACAGGCGGTGGAAGTGACCAAGATAGCCGATGGAGTGATTATCGGTAGTGTCTTGGCGCAGTTGGTAAAGGAAGCTGAGGATCCCTGTGATGCCCTGGGCCAATTCATCGGTCAGCTGAGGGCGGCCTTGGATAACAGTAGAAACTGAAGGAGGGCGGTTTTTGATGATGTCCTTTGCCTTGGAGTTTAACTCCAAAGAGGAGCTCACCAAGGCGGTGACAGCCCTTTGGGAGGAATATGGGATCACTGGGGAGACGGAAGTGATGCCCATGGAGAGTGGTAAATGGCGATTGTATGTCTATTCCGAGGTAGATCTTGACCAGGAAAAGATTCAGAAGCTAGGGGGGGAGAGTATCTCCTCCAAGTCTGTTTTCGCCAGTGCTAGGAAAAAGCAAGAAGAGGAGTAGCTATGGAGTTTTGTCGCAGCTTAGTGGATAGTGTTCTTCGGGAGATCGCACCTAGAATCGAGGAAGTACGAAAGACCGAGGTGAATAACCAGGCCAAGGTGCTTGCGGCCTTTCACAAAGCCCGGGTGGCTGATTATCACTTTACGGGGAGTACGGGCTATGGCTACGGTGATGTGGGTCGGGAAGTGCTGGAGGAGGTCTATGCGGATATTTTTCGGACCGAATCTGCTTTGGTCCGTCCGCAGATTGTCTCTGGTACCCACGGGATCACCTGCTGTCTTTTTGGTCTTCTAAAACCCCAGGACCTGTTGTTAAGCGTTACCGGAGCTCCCTACGATACATTACAGATGGTGATCGGGCAGAAAGGCGATTCCCCCAACTCCCTCAAACGATGGCAGATTGAGTATCAGGAGATAAATCTGTTTCCCGATGGTCAGTTCGATCCGGCGGAGCTTGCCCAGGTGACCAGGGCACCAAAGTTGATCCTGATGCAAAGATCTAGGGGCTACAGCTTGCGTCCTGCCCTGACCGTGGCTCAAATTGGGGAGGCAGTGAAGTATTTAGAGGAGAGATTTCCCGAGGCCATCATCTTCCTGGACAACTGTTACGGAGAGTTTGTGGAAGAGAAGGAACCCACCGAGGTGGGGGTACATCTTGCGGCCGGTTCTTTAATTAAGAACCCGGGTGGCACCATTGCCCCCGGTGGGGGATACGTAGTAGGTAGGGAAGACCTGGTGGTACAGGTGGCAGAGCACCTTACTGCACCGGGACTGGGTGATCGGTTAGGTCCTAGTTTTGGGCTCAATCGCTTGTTGTATCAGGGGCTGTGGTTGGCACCCCATATGGTGGCGGAGGCCCTCTGTGGGGCGATCCTGGTCGGAGCCTACTTTAGCAAACTGGGCTTTGAGGTTCATCCAGGGGTCGACGCTCCCCGGGGTGATGTGGTGCAGGTGGTGGTCTGTGGGGATCCGGAGTTGCAAAGACTCATCTGTCAGGCGGTGCAGGAGACTGGAGCGGTGGACCATCATTTTGCCCTGGAGCCTTCGGTGTTACCAGGCTATGATGATCCGGTAATCATGGCCTCGGGAAGCTTCATCCAGGGCTCTTCCAGCGAGTTGTCCGCCGATGGGCCGGTACGGCCCCCCTATGCTGTGTATTTTCAAGGAGGCACTTCCCTTGCCCATTGGCAGTTGGCCCTGATGGCCATCACCAAGAAGCTTCGGGAAAGATCCATCATATGAAAATTTATACTAGGGAAGGGGGACGGGTATTAATACCCAGATGGATTTCGCTTGACTTCCATCTTTACAGTTTGCTACAATTGATTGTAGTTTGAAGCTCTTCCTGTGTCATATGTGTTCCTTCCTTATGCGTCCCTCATCTGCATATCCCTGATCGATTGAGGGTAGGGGATAGTAGTGTTTTTATCGTGTTAGGCTTGTCCTATCGGATAAAGGGGGACAAGAGGGCTGCTTGCTATTACTGGGTTGGGGAGTGAATTAACGTGAGTGATGTGAGTCATGCGATGACAGAACCTCATGGGTGGCCGGCAGACATGGATTTCAGCCAGCGGTCCGATGAAGAGGTGGTTCACTTAGCCCAGCAAGGTTGCGATGAAGCTGTCGATTATCTGTTGACGAAGTATCAGAAGCTAGTTTATATATGGACCCGTCCCTATTTCTTGCAAGGGGCTGAAGACGATGACCTGTTGCAAGAAGGGATGATCGGACTTTACAAAGCCATTCGGGATTTCGCCCCTGGAACTTCTTCTTTCTGGTCCTTTGCGAAGCTATGTATCACACGGAATATCATCAGTGCGATCAAAGGGACAACCCGTCAGAAACATATTCCGCTCAACTGCTACACTTCGCTTCACAAGCCGATCTATGATTTGGAAGGGGATCGCACCCTGATGGAGGTGCTTTCCAATGCTCAGGTGGACAACCCGGAGGATCTCGTCATTGATCGGGAGCGGCTGAAGCAGACGCAGGAACACATCAAGAAGGTTCTTAGTGATTTTGAGTTCAAGGTCTTTAGGCTGTATATTAACGGGTTGTCATACAAAGAAATGGCCTTAAGGCTGGACACCCATACGAAGTCGGTGGACAACGCCCTATGTCGGATTAAGACGAAGATCAGTAAGCTTCTGTAGGGGGTCTGCCGTGTTCGCCCGGGTGCACACAAGTGGAGTGTTAAAGTAAATGCCCCAGGTAGAAGTCGGTACATTCCAGTTGGACATAACTTCGATCGTCGTATCTGTGATCGTTTTAATGTTTGCAAGTTACTTCATCCACCGGGATGCGAAAGCACGACAAGCCCATCCGTTGCTGTGGATTATGGGTATGTTTATGCTGGCCTCGGTGTTCATGTTCCAACCAATCTCGATCATTATGATATCCGTTGTGGCCTCATTGTACATTACTTTTCGTCCCCAAGGAAAGCTCGGCAATTGCCCGCGGTGTGGCGAACGCTACCTGGAGCGCTTTGCCAGTTGTCCTCACTGCGGGCAGGATACCAAAAAAGAGTGCCCCCAGTGTCGGACCATGATGTCTTGGACCGAAACCAAGTGTCCGCGGTGTGGTGCACGGGTCTAGGGTGATAATCGTGATCAGTACCTTGGCTTTGCTCGTCAGGATTGGTTTGGCGGTCCTGTTGGGCGGTGTCATCGGCTTGGAACGGGAGGTCCATGGCCGACCGGCAGGATTGCGAACCCATATGCTGGTTTGTCTGGGCTCTGCACTGATCATGCTAGTGTCCGCCTACGGTGTGTATGGACTGTATGGTGGTGACAGTGCCCCTTCTTTCGATCCTACTCGGATTGCGGCCCAAATTGTCAGTGGTATAGGTTTCTTGGGGGCGGGCACCATTATGAAGGAAGGTCCGACAATCCGTGGTTTGACCACCGCGGCCAGTTTGTGGGTGGCCGCGGCCATCGGTATGGCGGTGGGTGCTGGATTCTATCTTGGGGCGCTAGTGGTGACGCTCCTGGTGGTCTTGGTTTTGGGCGGACTGGATAAGTACGAGTATGCCTACCTTTTGAGCAAATCTAACCGGTTGGTTCTGAAAGTGGTGGATCGGCCAGGGCAGCTTGCGGCGGTGACCGAAGTCTTGGCCGGCTATAAGATTAACATCACCCGGGCAAACCTGCACAAGGAAGACGAGACCCGTTCTATCCTGGATCTGGTGCTGGAGATCCCCGGGACTGTGAATAAATCCGCGGTCTTGACCTCGGTAATCGAACTGGATGGGGTTGAGGAAGCTAGATATGCTAATTCGTGAGGCTAGGGTGATTGGTTAAGTGTTGATTCTGGTGACTAACGATGACGGTATTAATGCCCCTGGAATTTGGGCATTGGCGCGAGCCATGCAGGAACTTGGTCGAGTAATGATTGTTGCTCCCAGCGAAGAGAAGAGTGGAACCGGTCATTCTATTACGGTACATAGACCCCTCCGGGTGGAACAGGTGCGGTCCTGTGACGGTCTGGAGGCCTATGTGGTCAACGGGACACCTGCCGATTGTGTGAAGCTGGGGATGGAGGGGCTCAGTAACGAGAGTCCCAATATTGTGGTTTCCGGGATTAATCGTGGTCCTAACTTGGGCACCGACGTGCTTTATTCGGGGACCGTTTCTGGAGCTATGGAAGGGGCCATTTTGGGAGCGGTAGCCATGGCCATCTCCGTAGATCTGGATCACAACCCTCCGGAGGACTTCGACTATGAACCCGCGGCCAGGATCGCCAAGCAACTGGTGGAACGGTTTAGCCGGGAGGCGCTACCCAAGGAGACATTGCTGAACGTCAATGTTCCGGCGGTTCCCTACGAGGCGATTAAAGGGATTAAGTTTACCCGCTTGGGAACCCGCCGCTACCGAGACGTCTTTGATAAACGACTCGATCCCCGGGGACGGGTCTATTATTGGATGGCCGGCGATGTGGTGGATTTGGATCCAGACCCCATGACCGATACGGCCACAGTGAAGGAAGGGTATGTATCCATTACCCCTATTCACTACGATTTGACCGAATACAACTTGTTGGAAGAAATGAAACACTGGCACATTGATCTAGACTAGATGCCGGGCCATCGCTTTTCCCTGCAACATATACTGTTGATGGGGAGCGATGGCTATGCGATATCTGGTATGGATTGGAGTCGTCAGCGAACTTGTCTGTATGATGGCGCTCGGTGGCGCCATCGCTGGGAAACAGGTGCCACGATGGGCCTACAGACTGGTTCTGTGTACCATTGTTGCCGTTGCCCTTGTGGCAGTGGTTCTGCTTGGTGTCCTAGCGCTAGCTTTCCTACAGGAGGAGTACATATGCGTAAGTTTATGGGGATGATTGGGGCGCTCATTGTGTTAATGATCCTGGTGACCGGGGGGATCTGTACCGCAGCTTCGGTGAACTGGACACAGCTTTACCAGAGTACCCAGCAAGCCACCGGCCTTGAAGAGCAGTTGATTAATGCCACTGCTTTGGTGAACCTAGGCCAGTTAGGTGCGGCTTTTGACCAGATCGATGCGATCATGCAGGAGGAAGACTACTTGGAGTTTGCCCAGGACATGCAGGCCAAGTACACTGCGTTGCTAGAAAAGGACACTACCAACATTCTGTACCTCAACATCTTGGGTCTGGTAGAATGGGGCTTGGCGAACTACGGGCAGGCTAGCCGCTATTTCCAACAACTGGTCGCGCTGGAACCGGGCAATGTTTGGGTTAGGTTGTTTCTGGCAGTGACTTTGTGGAAGCAGGACGAACACCAGCAGGCGTTGGAGGTGCTGAAGGCTGCCCACGATTTGGACAAGCAGAACCAATATACCCATTGTCTACTTGCTGCCGTCTATTTTGAACTAAGAAACTACATCCGGGCTGCATACCATTATCTGAAATGTCCAGATGTGCGTAAGGAGATGGCTGCACGGGGATTTTGAAAGGGGAGAATTGCTCCCCTTTCTTTCTGCCGCGAGGTTCAGTGTACACCTTGGCGTAATAGGTAGACTTTGACCTCCTGTATACCGAACGAAATAGCCCGATCGTAGTCCTCCATGAATATGTCGACCCGGTTGCCCTTGATGGCGCCGCCGGTGTCCTCGGCATGGTAAAGTCCGTATCCTTCGATATAAACCCAGCTGCCGAGAGGAATCACCGCCGGGTCTACCGCGATGGTACGACCCTCCGTGGCCCTAGTTCCCGTGAAGGTGAGGCCGTAAGCGGGATGACCGGGCCATTTACCAGTGGATTCGAAGCCGGCTGTGTATGCCGTCGCGTTCATGACGAAAGAGACGGGGTCACGATCCCTGTGGAATGCCAGGGTAACCGCCGGTTCGTCCCCATGGGCAGTAGCGGTAAGGAGTCAAATGGTTGCAACACATAACAGGAAACCGAAAGTTGCAACCTTAACGTTTATGTTCACGCCATTCCCTCCTCAATATTGTTCCTCCAACGCGGCATTCTTAGTGTGGGCGCGCACCGCCGGTTTAGTCTAGTAATAATTAGTATAGGATGGGGAAAACAGCAGACACTAATTGGTAGGTAAAGCAAATTGTCGGGAGCAGGATTTTGAAGTCAAGGTGCAGAATTATGGTAGTGTTAGATGCCAATGCCAAAAGGGGGCGGTTCCAATGTTTACCGTAGACGGCGAAGACGTCTTGAGGGGGCTAAAGAAGTTCAAGCGCCTGGCTAAGCAGGACTTGCTGGCAAGCGCCTTGACTTCTGATCCGGAGTTTTGGAACGAACAAGCCCAAGCCCGCCGGGAGATGTACGACAAACTGATGTTGTTGGTTCAAGAACAAGGGGTAGATGAAGCTTATCGCATGGCTCGACAGGAAGAAGCTTCGCTACCCCTTGATGCTTCTCAAGATGCTAAGGTCCTCGGTAAGCACCAAGCCTTACAGATGTTCTTTACTATCTTGGGTGTCCAATCCAATGCGGACGACAGTAGGTGAGTAAGGAAGTCAACTGCTGGGACATATTTGGCAGGAGAAGGGTGAATGCCGGGCATTATATAGATGACAAATGGGTCGGAATCGTCGATCCTTGTACCTAGAATGGCTTTCTGGGTTGATAAATAGGGGAGGGCTACTCACTATCCTGCCCTCCCCCAGGGGATTATTCAAACCTTCTCAGTACGCCAATGACTTTGCCTAGGATGGTAACATTGCGAGAATAGATCGGTTCCATGGTGGGATTCTCCGGTTGTAGACGAATCCTGTTTGGTTCGCGGAAAAACCTCTTTACAGTCACTTCCTCGCCGAGCATTGCCACAACGATATCCCCGTTATCGGCGGCTTTTTGTTCTTTTACCAGCACATAATCCCGATCGTGGATTCCGGCTTCGATCATACTGTCCCCGCGAACACGTAACATAAACACGTTTTCTTCGGTGCGTACAAAATCCTTGGGCAGGACAAAGTGCTCCTCGACGTTTTCCGCAGCGAGAATAGGTTCGCCCGCGGTCACGTTACCCACGACGGGGACACTGACCAGTTCCCAAGGGATCGCACTGGTCCGATCAGCTAATTCTAGCGCTCGTGGTTTAGTGGGATCACGTCTAAGATAGCCCTTATTTTCCAATCTAGATAAATGACCGTGCACAGTGGAGGTGGATTTCAAACCTACAGCGGCACAGATTTCCCGTACCGAGGGAGGGTAACCGTAGGTTGCAACGTACTCTTGGATGTATTCCAGGATTTGTCTTTGACGTGGTGTCAGGTCACCTGTCACTATCTCACCTCCTCGTCCGGCGGACACTGTCAGTATGTAGCGATCTGTGAACGATTTACCAGTTTGTATTATATCATAGGAGAACAGATGTTTCAAACATAGGTTCGCCATGAGACCAGACGGTCTTGGGTTGCCCTGGAAGGAAATTTCCCCTATCTCTGGGTTTGACGAAACTACAACCTGTGGTTCATGGTTTGGTCGGGGAAGAGCCAAGGATGTACGCTTTGGCAGGGGGGAGGTCTTTGGCTAGACTAGCCACCAGACCAGGAATAGAGCAGGAATGTGGACTATCGTGACGAAGTAGGGTACCGCGGGTGTGACCTTTCAGAAGAAGACTCACGGTGAGACTACTTGGTGGAAAAGGAAGGTGTAGGAGTTGCGTATACTGTATCTTGACATTGATACCTTGCGGCCCGACCACTTGGGTTGTTACGGATATCATCGGAACACATCACCCAATATTGATTGGATCGCACAGGAAGGAGTACGGTTTGAAAACGTGCACTGTTCCGACGCCCCTTGCTTACCCTCCCGGGCAGCCTTGATGACCGGGCAGTTTGGGATTCGCTCCGGGGTTGTGGGCCACGGTGGTACCGCTGCGGACTTGCGGCTAGAAGGGCCCGAGCGAGGATTTGCAGGACGCCTGCGGAGTCACAGTCTGCCTGGGCTCCTGAGACGAAGTGGTTTTCGAACGGTGACCATCAGCCCCTTTGCGGAACGCCATGGCGCTTGGTGGTTTTACGCCGGTTTCAATGAGATGTATAATACCGGAAAAAGTGGTATGGAATCGGCCGAGGAAGTGTTCCCGGTGGCCTACAAGTGGCTGGAGGAGAACGCAAAGGAAGACAACTGGTTCTTGCACATCAATTGCTGGGATCCCCACACACCGTATCGGGCGCCGGAGGAGTTTGGTAACCCCTTCGCCAATGACCCGTTGCCCGAGTGGCTGACGGAGGAACGACTCGAGGAGCACCGTCAAATGGTCTCTCCCCACGGAGCCCGGGCCACTTGGATGTGGAGTAACGAGGCTCCTGCGGGACAAGAGTATCCGCGGTATCCTGGGGAGCTCCAAAATATGGATGACCTGCGGACCTTCGTTGACGGG
This window of the Bacillota bacterium genome carries:
- a CDS encoding tetratricopeptide repeat protein is translated as MRKFMGMIGALIVLMILVTGGICTAASVNWTQLYQSTQQATGLEEQLINATALVNLGQLGAAFDQIDAIMQEEDYLEFAQDMQAKYTALLEKDTTNILYLNILGLVEWGLANYGQASRYFQQLVALEPGNVWVRLFLAVTLWKQDEHQQALEVLKAAHDLDKQNQYTHCLLAAVYFELRNYIRAAYHYLKCPDVRKEMAARGF
- a CDS encoding MgtC/SapB family protein — encoded protein: MVHGSRVIIVISTLALLVRIGLAVLLGGVIGLEREVHGRPAGLRTHMLVCLGSALIMLVSAYGVYGLYGGDSAPSFDPTRIAAQIVSGIGFLGAGTIMKEGPTIRGLTTAASLWVAAAIGMAVGAGFYLGALVVTLLVVLVLGGLDKYEYAYLLSKSNRLVLKVVDRPGQLAAVTEVLAGYKINITRANLHKEDETRSILDLVLEIPGTVNKSAVLTSVIELDGVEEARYANS
- the lexA gene encoding transcriptional repressor LexA encodes the protein MANLCLKHLFSYDIIQTGKSFTDRYILTVSAGRGGEIVTGDLTPRQRQILEYIQEYVATYGYPPSVREICAAVGLKSTSTVHGHLSRLENKGYLRRDPTKPRALELADRTSAIPWELVSVPVVGNVTAGEPILAAENVEEHFVLPKDFVRTEENVFMLRVRGDSMIEAGIHDRDYVLVKEQKAADNGDIVVAMLGEEVTVKRFFREPNRIRLQPENPTMEPIYSRNVTILGKVIGVLRRFE
- the surE gene encoding 5'/3'-nucleotidase SurE, translating into MLILVTNDDGINAPGIWALARAMQELGRVMIVAPSEEKSGTGHSITVHRPLRVEQVRSCDGLEAYVVNGTPADCVKLGMEGLSNESPNIVVSGINRGPNLGTDVLYSGTVSGAMEGAILGAVAMAISVDLDHNPPEDFDYEPAARIAKQLVERFSREALPKETLLNVNVPAVPYEAIKGIKFTRLGTRRYRDVFDKRLDPRGRVYYWMAGDVVDLDPDPMTDTATVKEGYVSITPIHYDLTEYNLLEEMKHWHIDLD